The Vigna radiata var. radiata cultivar VC1973A chromosome 6, Vradiata_ver6, whole genome shotgun sequence DNA segment CGAAGTGTAGAGGAGTATGCATGCAAGCTCGAAGTGCTCATACATCGTACTAACACTAAAGAAAATGATCATGCAAAAATAGTTAGATTTATTAGTGGACTTAATAGCAACATCCAAGATATCATTGAATTCcatgatgataataatttagTTGTAGTGGTCCACTGGGCCATGAAAGTAGAGAAGAAACTCTTGCATAATGAAGCTTTTCacaacaaattttcaaactcttcAAGAgatgttttctataaatcatcatcatcaaagaaTAAAGCCAATGATATTTCTCAGGACCCTACTAACCATTCCTCTTCCCAACCTACATCCCCTTCTAGATCAAgtcacattaaatgttttaaatgctAAGGAAATGGTCATATAGCTTCTGCCTACCCCAACAAAAAGGCAACATGTATTGAGGGCGAAGCAATTATCACTAACGAGTCTACCTCTTCCTTACCTTCACCAACCTATAGCTCTTCTTGCTCATCAAGTGATGCCAAATAGAAGGTCATGCTTACTTTTTTAAATGAGGACCTTCAAGATAGAAAAGAGGAGAGAGTACAAGAAGAACATGAAAGGAAATAAAGCaaagagaaagtaaaagaaaaatatgagagAAACGAAAGAGAGGAGAGagcaaagaaacaaaaagaagcaCTTGTGAGAGGAAAGGAGAAGACAAAATTTTTACACGAAGTGCTATTGAAGGCACCTTCCCCTTCCATCATTCAAATGGAGCCAAGCCATGATAAGGGAGTTTTTCAATCCTTCTACTTTTCTccttttactaatttttctttctttgatccCAAAGTATTTTGTACAAATCTTTCACCTCCTTCTTTCCTTATTCCAACTCTTCAATAAACATTTTTGAACCACATCTTGAGTTAGTGTTACACCTTtaactcaagataaaaatatatattttttctaaaactgGTCTCCTAGTTTTCaccaataaatacaataaaaatataaggagAATTTGTTCTACTATTACTTGCATATATACATTGATTGGACAACATATAATCATTCACAAAATGTTTGATGATTGTTGTAGGTTGACGTTTGATCCAAGAGGAGTTCCTTTGGATTACACAAGAAATAAGTCACTCATCTCtattttttatgagtttttCAAGATTCGAGGTTGAATCCTCTCCAACCTGGGGTGATGATATGATCATACATAGGTCAAGAATGAAGAGTTTAAAGACTGACaaaaagcataaaaagaaatagaatagGTTTTCTTAGGTGTGTATTTTTCCTATTCTAGTTTCTAGTTTCTTTTGCTTAATTTGGTTATAGAGAAGCTTataaactctttttttctttaaagtacAAGCAATGTGGAACTTCACATAGTTcgaacttaaaagaaaagaagaataaataagcCATCTTGTTTTGTTGCTTGTAGCGTAAGTTAATTGTGCATAGTTTGTAGTTTTGATTTCTAGACTTGTtaggaagcttataaacccttAAGAAGTGAAAGACTTAAGAAATGTGGGACTTAATCACCCTTGGGAAGCTGCTATCCAGACTTGGAAGCTTTCCAAGTCCCACATCCTTTAATTCTCTTCACTTACTTCATCCTTAAGGCTATATAAGCAACCTAATGGTCTCCTTTTGTAGACACCtatgaattgaatgaattttaagAGTGATTTGCTTAGCTTATAAACCcttagaaaatgaaagaattaaGAGATGTGGaacttacacacacacacatacacacacacacacacacacacacacacacacacacacacacacacatatatatatatatatatatatatatatatatatatatatatatatataNNNNNNNNNNNNNNNNNNNNNNNNNNNNNNNNNNNNNNNNNNNNNNNNNNNNNNNNNNNNNNNNNNNNNNNNNNNNNNNNNNNNNNNNNNNNNNNNNNNNNNNNatatatatatatatatatatatatatatatatatatatatgcagagAGAGTTATTTATAGTTGTAGgtcaattgaaaaaatatatattgatgatAATACCTTTAACATTTTTGTGGTGAGGGTGTGCAAGGTTGGGTCACAGTAATTTTTTATCCCCTCTAGTCTGACACTGTTGTGCTTGCAGGTATCCCTACTTGGCACTAGTTCTTAACTTTAGTCAGACATGGGCCCTAAATTGCCTTGTACAATTCTATTCTNTTATTAAAGATAAGTTGAAACCAATCAAACCATTGGCaaagtttctaacttttaaGTCACATGGTGGCAAAGTGTGGTTGTTGCATTTCTATTTTATGTGTATTAGAAGTTGTTGGTTCGGTGGATTACTATCTAATACagtaatcattttttttctagttagttaggttttctcttttctgtttttatcctcttttctgtttttatccCCTTCCCAGAATTCTATATATAGAGTTTCCCTctttatagtttaatataataatgtaacaaaaGGTTAACACACACAGAATATATGATATGCATTTTCTCAGAGCAAGTCTTGAACTTTCGGTACTAACCTCAGATctactttcttccttttcttctcttcggTATTTTTCTCGCTTTTTCATTCGGTGAAGTCACCTCCTTGCTTCGCTGCCGTTTCTTCATGAAAACTCTCGAACCTTTCCCTTATCACACTCACCTCTTACTGTTATATCAGTCACTCGCTATCTGACTGAAGGAAGCTTCTAGCGAAAGTGTGACTTCGCGTTTTAGGTTAAGAGGCGCGTTTTGGACCGAAGGCTTTTTAGGCCTACTTCTTTCGGTAAGGCCTGATCTttttatggtatcaagagcagAAATAATACCCACTTTGCTTCCACTGCCCAGGTCTCGTTTCTTGATAATTCTTGCTTAGTTTCTTGGACTGTTTCTTGTTTTCCACTACCATGGATGACACAGATCAATCTACAAACCCTGTCAGCCCTTTCTACTTACACCTTGGGGAGAATCCAGGTTTAACTCTCATCTCTCAAGTCCTAAGTGAGACTAATTACTCTTCTTGGAGCAGAAGCATGAGAAGAGCTCTTCTCTCCAAAAACAAGATCAAATTTATGGATGGGTCTATCAAGAAACCCAAGAAAGGTGAAGCTTTGTTTGATGCATGGGAAAGATGCAACATGATGGTACTCTCATGGATTATTAAGACATTTTCTCCACAAATTGCAGAAAGTGTGATATACAttgaagaagtaaaagaattaTGGGATGAGTTAAAGGAAAGATTTTTTAAAGGTGACTATTTTAAAATCTCGGATCTGCTGCAAGACATTCATTCAATCAAACAAGGGGAAAGAAGTGTTAATCAATACTTTACTGATTTGAAAATTATCTGGGAAGAATTGGAGTCTCTTAGGCCTATACCCAACTGTACCTGCAAGATTCCTTGTAGCTCTGAACTCTCAAAAATCTCTCTGAAATACAGAGAAATAGAGcatgttatatgttttttaaaaggattaaatgaCACCTATAACATTGTCCGAACCCAGATTTTGTTGATGGAACCTCTGCCAAACATCAATcgcattttttctctcattatgCAACAAGAGAGACAGGAAAGGTCAAATACTACAAGCCAAAATCATACTGCTGAGACCACCAGAGTATTAGCCAGTGTTACTGATAGGAATGGGAATTGGAAGACAGAGCAAACCTGGAAAAATCAAGGTTGTGGAGTTGGGACACATGGACAGGGAAAAGGCAGAGGAAGAAATCCTAACTATGGAAAACAAGGCTCCTACTGCAACAAGATGAATCACACTGTGGATGAATGCTACTCCAAGCATGGGTTTCCACCTTGGTACAAGAAGAGTGATAACAATCAAGAGAAAAGGAGTGGCTGGAATTCTACTAATCTCTGCCACAACAATCCTAGACATGATATTACAGACCAGGGAGGCACCAACACTGCTTTCAAGAATATCACACCAAAGCAGATTGAAAACCTTATCAAAATGATTGAGAAGAATGATGAACCTACGCATAAGATCAATCAATTGCAGAGAAATGACAATGAGCACAAACCAGGTACTCTTTCTTGGATTATTGACACTGGGCCAGTGACCATGTGACCCATGAGAAAGGAAATTTTGTtaccttttataaaattaagccTATCACTGTCAAATTACCTAATAACACTATTATTACTGCAGAACATGCTGGAACAGTTCAATTCTCTAAAAATTTTATGATCTTTAATGTGTTGTATATCCtagatttttctttcaatttaatctttgttCGAAGTCTTATAAAAGACTTGAATTGTaccctaattttttcttttgaggtTTGCCAAATAAGGGAGAATTTcacattgaagatgattgggtgTGCTGAACCCTACAAGGGCCTCTATTACTTGCAAGCTTTTCCAAATTCGGATCAGGACtttgtttcaatatttgttttttcttttaagactgCTAATGTAAATCTATGGCACTATAGGTTAGGCCATCCTGGACACAAGAAAGTGAGACAGATTTGTGAACATTTTCCCTATGTACAAATGAATGCTAATGATGTTTGTGATGTTTGCCACTATGCTAAGCAACATAAACTCCATTTCCCTACTAGTAATTCCTTTTCAGCTGAATGCTTTGAGCTTATTCACTGTGATATATGGGGTCCTTTATCTATTTCTTCTATTCATGGtcacaaatattttcttactattGTTGATGACTATAGTAGGCATACCTGgatatttttaatgaacaataaGGGTCAAACTAGAGGTTTATTGtagaattttattgttaaaattaaaaatcagttTGGTAAGATGATTAAGAGTTAGGTCCGATAATGGACCAGAATTCAACTGTGTTAGCTTATATGATTTGTATGGTATAAACCATCAAACTAGTTGTGTAGAGACCCCTGAGCAAAACTCTATTGTTGAGCGAAAGCACCAACATATTCTTAATGTAACCTGTAGCCTCATTTTTCAATCAAACATGCCAAATGCCTATTGGTCTTATGCTGTTAGCCATGCCGTCTACCTCATAAACAGGTTACCTACCCCCATTCTGAACAACGAGACACCCCATGATCGCATCTACAATGTACCTCCcacttatttgaatttaaaaaccTTTAGGTGCCTTTGTTTTGCTTCCACTCTTGAAGTTGGCAGAAACAAGCTTGATCCAAGAGCTAGAAAAGGAATTTTCCTCAGCTATAAAAGTGGAGTCAAGGGTTATATTGTCCTTGACATCAGTACTAGAGAGTTGTTCATAAGTAGGAATGTTGTTTTTTATGAAGACATTTTACCTTGGAAGGGTCAGCAAAATAACACACGGGTGGATGATGAAGAAGCTAACAAGACTGCCTTTCTTAATGACCCCCTTGGGAAATTCTATCTCAAATGACAATGAAAGGCTTATAGAAGAAGAGATACAACATGACATCACTGAAGAAAATAGCACAAATAACAATtctagacatggtgaaactgaTAACAGTGAAGGGAATCAAGGATACAGAAGATCAGATAGGACCAGAAAGTCACCTGGATACCTCAATGACTACATTCACCAGGTTAACCAATCCTCATCTATAGGAAATAGTCTTAAAACCCCTTATCCCATTTCTGATTTACTTTCTTGTGATTCTTTGACATAAAGACATTTCAAGTACACTATGATTATCACTGCTAACAGTGAGCCCCGCTCTTATAATGAGGCAAAAGGTGTGAGTGAATGGGCAGAAGCAATGCAGAAGGTAATCAAAGCCTTACTAGACAACAACACATGGTTTCTAACACAACTTCCTCAAGGAAAACCTACAATTGGGTGCAGATGGGTGTATAAAATTACGTATAAAGCAGATGGCACTATAGAAAGGTATAAGGCACACCTTGTAGCTAAGGGCTATACTCAGCAGGAGGGGATAGACTATTTGGACATATTCTCTCCTGTTGCCAAGCTAACTACGGTTATATTGCTCATTGCTGTGGAAGCCTCTAAAAATTGGTTTTTGCACCAACTGAATGTAAATAATGCATTCCTACACGGAGATCTAAATGAGGAAGTTTACATGGAGCCACCTCTCGGTCTTAATGTTCCCAAAGAAGGACAAGTTTGCAAACTTACTAAGTCCTTATATGGCCTAAAGCAAGCTAGTTGGCAATGGTTTGAGAAACTGTCCACTTTTCTCACTTCTGTCAACTACATACAATCAAAGAGTGATCATTCTCTCTTCATCAAAGGGACACCTACTGGTTTCATAGCCTTACTGGTTTATGTTGACGACATCATATTAGCAGAGAACTCTATGACCGAAATCAATCAGATAAAGAGCCTTTTGCGCAGTAGATTCCAAGTGAAGGATCTAGGAGAACTTAAATATTTCCTAGGGTTGGAGGTAGCAAGGTCCAAGAAAGGAATTCATTTGTCCCAAAGAAAGTATGCCTTAGATATTCTTGAGGAGACAAGAATGCTTGGCTGCAAGCCCTGTTCGACCCCCTTTCTTAGTGATACCAGTTCTCTGTACAAAACCGACAGCTATTTAAAGGATCCAACCTCTTCTCGAAGGTTGATAGGGAAGTTGCTTTACCTCACAAATACTAGAcctgatttttgtttttctattaatttggTAAGTCAATTCATGCAATCTCCACCTGATTATCATTATCGGGTGTTCAACATGTTATTAGGTACATAAAGTTTAAAACCTCAAAAAGATTGTTCTTTTCAGCTGACTCTCCTATACATCTAAAGGCTTTCAGTGATTCAGATTGGGAACTTGTCCAAATACTAGGAGATCTACTACAAGTTTTTGTGTCTTCCTTGGATCATCCCTGATCTGTTGGAAATCAAAGAAACAAAGCATTGTCTCCAAATCCTCTACTGAGGCAGAATATCGTGCTCTTGTAGCCACTACCTACGAGATAGAGTGGATCCACTATCTCTCAAGTGAACTACAAGTTCAGGATGCTGAACCCCAACTTTATACTCTGATAACAAATCGGCCAGAGACATGGCTCACAATCAGAGCTTTCACAAAAGAACCAAGCATATAGAGCTTGATTGACATGTTGTTCGTGAAAAAATACAGGCCAATCTTTTACATCTTCTACCTATTCGCTTGGATGAACAACTTGCAGACATATTTACCAAATTTTGTCACCGAGTTCGGTTCAGATCTGTTGTTCCCAAGCTCGGATTGGTAACTATACACCATCCGACTTGAGGGGAGGCTATTAGAAGTTGTTGGTTCGGTGGATTACTGTCTAATACagtaataatttcttttctagTTAGTTAGgttttctcttttctgtttttatcctcttttctatttttatcccCTTCCCagaactctatatatagagtttcCCTCTTTacagtttaatataataatgtaacaaaaGATTAACACACACAGAATATATGATATGCATTTTCTCAGAGCAAGTCTTGAACTTTCGGTACTAACCTCAGATCcgctttcttccttttcttctcttcggTATTTTTCTCGCTTTTTCATTCGATGAAGTCACCTCCTTGGTTCGCTGCCGTTTCTCCATGAAAACTCTTGAACCTTTCCCTTATCGCACTCACCTTTTACTGTCATATCAGTCACTCGCTATCTGACTGAAGGAAGCTTCTAGCGAAAGTGTGACTTCGCGTTTCGTGTTAAGAGGCGCGTTTTGGACCAAAGGCTTTTTGGGTTTGCTTCTTTCGGAAAGGCCTGATCTTTTTAATGTGGGAGCTTTTAGGGGATCATGGGCTTAGGAGTTGAAAACACGTATACAAGACTACATCATTTGTATAGAGGTGAGCTAGTTGTGCGACtaataatgtatattattttctCTGATACAGCATTGTTAAATCTTTAGATATTTAGATTTTAAGGTGGACTGGTGTATTCCTatcatttgcatttgcatttggAATTGATCTGACCTATATTCATTGTCATTTGTATTGCATGAAAACCATGGGCCATGCCAAAAGTATGAATATTTGAGGTAGTGTTAATATGTTCTCTGATACaccatttttaaatctttagGTATTTAGATTTTAAGGTGTACTGATATATTCCTATCATTTGCATTTTTGTTTGGGATTAATCTGAACTGTATTCATTGTCATTTGTATTGCATGAAAACCATGGGCCATGCCACAAGTATGAATATTTGAGGTAGtgtgtatttttcttcctttgtgtTCATGTCAAGCAGATTGTTGAATATTTGTATTGTATATGCATACATATCAAgcaaattgttgaatatttttattgtatatgaATGCACACACAGacattgtaattattattacttgcgTAAACAGACATTTCACTTCTGCTCATCTATATCCACACATTATTCACGTAAAAAAGACTTGATAGCTTACCTCTGTTTCAAACTAAGTCACCCTGCCCATGATCCATATCTCCGAAATCATTTGTGGCGTAACCTAGCAATTTCCTGAATGTGCACTTCTTTCCAGCGACCTGTTAGTCATGAGTCTCTTTCACTTCTTTCCAGTGCACTTCTTTCActtctcctttttttcttcatttggtTTTTTCCGCACTCTCTTTGTTGAgtgtattcttttattattaatgcaATTGTCTTCCTTTTTTTATTGCGATCGTATTTTATATCATGGCCTTTCATTATCAATCATATGAATGCCTCTAATTACGGATAATTCTGTTTTTCACCACTAGTGTGTTGCAGCATCTTGCTATCCCACTAGAGACTGTTGTCTAGAATTGACACACCTggttaataattga contains these protein-coding regions:
- the LOC106763539 gene encoding uncharacterized protein LOC106763539, translated to MDDTDQSTNPVSPFYLHLGENPGLTLISQVLSETNYSSWSRSMRRALLSKNKIKFMDGSIKKPKKGEALFDAWERCNMMVLSWIIKTFSPQIAESVIYIEEVKELWDELKERFFKGDYFKISDLLQDIHSIKQGERSVNQYFTDLKIIWEELESLRPIPNCTCKIPCSSELSKISLKYREIEHVICFLKGLNDTYNIVRTQILLMEPLPNINRIFSLIMQQERQERSNTTSQNHTAETTRVLASVTDRNGNWKTEQTWKNQGCGVGTHGQGKGRGRNPNYGKQGSYCNKMNHTVDECYSKHGFPPWYKKSDNNQEKRSGWNSTNLCHNNPRHDITDQGGTNTAFKNITPKQIENLIKMIEKNDEPTHKINQLQRNDNEHKPGTLSWIIDTGPVTM